gTTGCCAGTACCACGGGATCCGGATAACCTGTTCCAGATCTGGCTTGCTTTTCTGCTCCTGGGTCATTAACCTGGGTCCGATAAACCTGTAAATAAATTTGTAAGTGTTCGCACATTGAAGAGAACCTTGCTTTTGTACCGAGCCCTTTGTTGATGGTGATGGTAGTGGTGGGGTAGAACGCGTGTAAGTCCGACCCAAGCAGTGCAAGGAACCTAATCCGCTTATTGAACAATAAGCAGTGCTGTGCGGGTGAGGAAGCCCACTTGTTTAACCTGATCCCACCAGTTGGGTGCGAAGTAATTTCCATTCAATTCGAGAATCGACATGGATTACCTATGCAGGTGCTTACGATGCATGCATCCATCAATTAGTCGGAGGCAATTACCGATTCCCTGTGGTTGGAAATAAGTCAGAATTCTTTACCGAAACAAAGCACCGATAACAATAGCCCGATCCCCGAAACAGCTGTAGCTATCACTGCATTCTCGGTTGGCCATTCAATCATTTTCCATTTAATTGGGAATTAAATTTGCGTTGGGAAATTCGGAAGTGGTGGGAACTCCCTCCGCTCACTGGAATAATTGGACGGAATTGTTTTCTATTTAATTCTATTTGGTCAATTTCCAATGAATCAACCTGTTAACTGGTCGAAGTTCGCCCACGAACAACTCCAGAGCCACGAGGAACCACAACATACAGGAGCTGGACAAAACAACACAGGACAGAGCTTAGCAGGAAGAGCATGGAGTAGAGCATCAGCAAGAGGATTACGAGGCATTACGAGCTATAAAACAACAGGATTATGGCTTCACAATAGCAAACACACTCACATCAGGATTCGAATGTCCCTGTATTTCTGTGTGACGCCTCCATATCGAACAAATATGTGGTTGCTTTTCTCAAGGATGGAAGATGCACTGGAACTGAATTTTAAGTAAGCTTTCTAGGAAGTAGCTTTTCTCTTCGTTTGCCAGAGCCCATAAGAGAGCTCTGTCATAAAAATCGCCATATTTTAATTTATTCCATGCCTTTGTCGGTGATAGACATCTGTTTTACGAGTCTTTTCAATAAGTCCGTTACACAGGTTATGACATAAGCAATCATTATTTCTTTTCAACATAGTCTCCTTTTAGCTCTATAGAGTTATAGAGTCCAACGTTTCTCCAGTTTTTGTGTTCCTTCCAAAAAATAGGATTTGTCAAAGTCCTTAATAGGAAAAATAGGAATTCATTTGTGGGTGACCTCATCGTTGGAATCAAATCTCTTTCCGTGGAGCCAGTTCTGCAGGTTCGGAAACAGGAAATAGTCCCTCAGGGCTAAATCCGGGGAATAGGTTGGGTGAGGTGCTCACTTACCCTAAATCGTAGCCTAATTCATGGACCCACCTAGCGGTAACCTTTCTCATATCCAAGTGATCATTCAAAATTGAAACCACTGAACACTTTCAATCTCTTATCGACCAACAGGCGGGTGTAGGGATCTCAACTGGGGATCTCAACACCGAAATTCAGTAAACCACCATTGAAATTGATGGTTTAGAGTTCCCATACTATTTATAAATCTTAGCCTGGGCTTCAGTGGTGGTTTTATTCCGCAAAAAAATGACTAATGAAATTTACTTTTTTTCAAAATTACTCTCTTCGAATTAGAAGAAAGTCTGCTATCAATGGCTTTCAAGTAATGCAGCGTCTTTCAAATTTTGACAGCAATCAGCTGATAGATGCCTATTGACAGCAGCTGTGTTGCCATATCAATCAAGAGACGAGACTAATTGAACAGCCCTCGTATATGATGGGGAAAATATACAATCACTTGATGAGTTGATGATTGAACATCATTCAGATTTCTAGATTATCGAAGGATACCCCACACCACAGATATCCCCACAAATCCACATCTGTGAGGCCTGGCACCTATTGGTCCGATCTTTGGATATCTACTCGCTTATGCTGGGCAGCAAAGCAATCGTTTCTCTCTTTGTGTGATTGGAGCCAATGGAAGTGGAGCGGGTCAAGTGTCAATGTCAATGTCAATGGGTCAAATGGGTGGTGACCGTGAATCCATAAGCAGTGGCGCGCTTTATCAAATCGCGCTTCATTCGTTCAACAATTAGCACCGATAACGAATTTATTGCCAGGACCTGAAGTGGGGGGTCAATTGAGTTGGACTGAAGTGGATTCGAGTGGAGCATTCACACGTAATAACAATTACAAATGCGCGCGCTCCATAAATCAAGCGATGCcatctccttctctctctctctctctctctctctctctctctctctctctctctctctctctctctctctctctctctctctctctctctctgaccAGCTTCCCATTCCTAGCCAGATCTCCTCTCCGGCTGGCGGCTCCTGGGCACTAATTACAATTCAGGACGCGTTGCACTCGAAAGTTGTTGCTCAACACTCGGAGAGAGGCAAGGCGAGGCGAGTGGCGAGTGCCAGACGACGAGTGCTGGCGGCCTGATGGGGCAGAGTGCTTAACTTCAAAGTAGCAATGCCCATCCACACTCCTTTGTGGCTCGCGCGTGGttgcctccacctccaccccGAAAGTGTTGTTGTAATTAAATTATGTGCCAAGTGACGTCGTCGTAGTTGTCGTTGTCCCCAGCCTCACTCCCATGCCCAGTAGCCTGTCCTCctccgttgccgttgccgtttccattgcctttgcctttgccgtTGCCTTTGCTTCGTGCCATCTCAGATGTTGTGGCAAATTAAGTTTGCTTTTGTTCTAGATTAAAAAGGCATTGAAATGTCGGCAAGGATAGCTAGAGGAGGGTGGCCAGGAGAGCGAGACAGGGCGGAGTAAGGGTAAGCGGCAGTTAAAATGACGCCTTCGGccaaatttagctaactttgtTAAGTTTGTTTTGCCCTGGGAGTCAGTCAACTCCAGCCAGCTCCGAAGGGTTCCATTGGATGATGAAGAACCCAGTGATAGGGCCATAGGCAGACAAGAAGAGTGTCAGGGTGAGAGAAAGAAATTAAAAATCAACTCGCAAGGAACCAAGCCGAGCACTTAAGTAGCTGACCAACTGAGTAATTGAAGGAACTAATTGGAAATGATGGGACGGTGGGTGCGGCTGGGTGCGGTAGGGTGGTGGTGGGCGTACCGTTAGGCGTTATTCCTTCTACAGATATCCCCAATGGCTTATTTTCCCTTCTGTCAATTCACGTACACGGACATCGGTCGCATGCGGAAATTAAGTGATTTTTTTGAATTTCAAATGTGCGTAgtatatttataaatattttcattgACTTTCATGGGAAAACCTATTGAAATTGGTACATTTTGGAATTTTCATGTTTTGCCGCACTATTATCTCCTATAAGAAAGATGATTCGTGATAAAATGTTTCCTCAAAGTCTATCTAAAATATTGGACTATATACAAAAAATCCCACAAACTGGCCCAATCTCGGCTAATGGTAGGATTTTTTACTTATACAACCTCGGAATTCGGTTTTACGTCACCGCCAGTAACGTACGTAATAGTACGGTTATATTTTGGCTTATATCTTTAAAACCGTACGTTCGATTGTTGGCTAcccaatttatatttaactggAAAGAtttttttcatttcattctcttTTTTGTCGTACGAATATTACGTAACGCCAGAATGGAAGTGCCCATACACTTGCATATGTAAGTAGTCTTATGACTTATGTAACCCATTTCCGTTCGCAAAAATAATTACCTATTTGTACTTATTTTTATCTCTTTCACAATTTCCATTTCgctatgttttttttttttttctcaacATGCCGATCTCTAAACAACTGTTCTATCTTTCTCTCCTCCGCCAGGGGGCGAACATTGCACGAGGAAGAGTGCGTGAGAAAGCGAGAGAAGGAGTAGCGCGTGGATGGGAGAAGCGGAAGACACTGCGAAGcgattccacagattttcttcctttaTGATGGCGGAAGAGGGCGTGAGTCTGAATACAAAATTTGGCTGCTCTAGGTCTCATAGTCTCATAGAACTAGGCTTCAAACACCACGAAcaggcggacagacggacaaagctatgtacatatatcgaCTCgactatatatgtatctaGTATATAGAACATATATGTTCTTTATAAAGTCGGAAACGCTTCATTTTGGGCGTATAAACTCCTAAACTCTTTGAGTATTGGGCATAAaggtgttttttgtttttatacagttttggtttgttttttaaGAAAAAAGCTCACGAAACTAActaaaaacgaggtggaacgttgtgagttgctgcggacaccgcaactctacagttatacccgatactaagttagtatggctctcctgcggcagacgccgctaatattgaaccacacgacaaagagtgcgtgcgagagagacagaaaatcagtctgagcgtgacgtcgggcgctgcgtagccactgaaaattgatttcttgcttttggctacaaaaatgatccgatctgatccagaatcagcaatctgatagatatggtcattatctatgattctgagtttttagttttctcgaatctgcaatattgtggatgcaacagattttcgtcttttgtgagggcggaagggggtggggcgaaattctgagatatacgttttatagtgagatctaacagaaatgcggataccaagtttggttactctagccttaatagtctctgagatttgtggatgccccagattttcgtcctttgcgggggcggaagggggtgtggcgaaatttggacacgaaacggtcaaggtccgatatcacagaagtgtggataacaaatttggttgctctggctcttatgggttctgagatccttgaactcatattttgcaattgacaaaaccgaccttgaaacctgtgtgttagagagagacagagcgagaaagaatgaaattgttttcttgattctggctaaaatcattatacgatctggttcagattttgcactgtagaagatatggtcatcctcgccgattctgcgtttttggttttatcgtatctttaaaaatgtggatgccacagattttcgtcctttgtgggggcggaagtgggcggggcgaagttttgaaatatttttgtagcagtgacgtatcacagaagtctggatccaaaacatcgttgctctagctcttatagtctttgagcactaggcgctgaaggggacggacagacggacggacggacagacggacagacggacagacagacagggctcaatcgactcggctattgatgctgatcaagaatatatatactttatggggtcggaaacgattccttctggacgttacacacatccacttttaccacaaatctaatataccccaatactcattttgagtatcgggtataaaaatatagaCGGCTAACGAAACACATTAAAATTTTGAATCCAAAATTCAATTTGGTATTCACTTTTATAATTTTACGGAAAAATTCATTCCAGGTTCTTAGTCAGATTGATTCGATGTTTGTATCGTTATGCCACACTTTTTCAAATATTTCTTTCAATTCAGATAATTCGTTCAGGATGTGCTAAAGATTCTCGATCGGATTGAAGCCATTACCATTACCCGGCCATTGCAATGTCCTAATTCCCACTATtgataattattattttaccTAAGAAAACCCATACTGTACATACCGATGAGAGTTCTAAAAATTCAAACAATTGAGAGGCAAAAGCTTTAGCAATGGAATGATGTTAGTCTGTCTGAAATTTGCTAAAGGAAATTTCTTTAATCGCTCAAtcgttattgttttttttttacttcaGAAGAATATTCCATCTATAGGAAAGCGTTATCCAGGACGCTgtaataaaaacttttttccaATTTCCGAGTATCTGAAAGCAGTTTGAGTCATCTGCTTTTGCTAAAGTCGAGTGTAACCGTAATTAAATAGACATAGTACTACGAAGGTCAATTCTTGGGTCCAGACGCAGGGCTGGATGACAATGCAAGATTTCGTGCCAGTTCTGCAGCAGGCAGACGCGGACCGAAATGGAAACCAAATTACTTAACCTAGAAATTAAATTAGAAGCGAAAAAACACAATATACTCGTACCCGTATATACGGCACAAATATTTTCCCATGCGATGCTCTGTTGGTTCAAAACTGGCATTTCAAATTCCACGCACATATTCCATTAAAGTCGTTGGCGTAATTTTAATTTCGGATTTGGTCCCTTTTCCACAGTAGAAACAACGGAACAGTGGCAGCTGCTGCTTTAAGAAGCCAGCTCTGGAGAAGGAGTTGGGGATCGAGGGCCACTGTGTGCCAATCaaattgaaatttaatttGCACAACAATGCGGCAGGAGCAACCCGAAACTTGACctgagaggagaggagaggagaggagaggagaggagaaagCGCAAAGCCGCCTTGAGGCCACTGCGAAATTATGAACCCCATCTCATATTGCTCCTATCCTATATACTCGTACCTATTCTGTTCTGCCTTTATCGGCGGGCGGAGTTCACTCGAGTGTGCCCCGCCTCCCGTTAGCAGTCCATAAAATTGTGATTTACTCCCGTTGAGATTTCAATTACTGCCGCTTTATTGGCAATAAATTTCCGTATAAATTAGGCGGGGAAAACTTTCAATCCAATAGAGTGGCCTGCGTCCGAAAGGGTTAAACAAAACGAGAAGTGGCCGCACGTAGCCACAAAGGTAGAGGCAACCCGGAAAAGGTCCTTTGGGTTAACTGTGGAGACAACAAATAAACCACTAGTATCAGCGGGAGGTGTTCTCAAGCTCAATATCCGACTGGGGGATACCTAACGACATGGAATTCGGAGGAAGAGCTTTGGAGACAATAAAAAGGATCGAACTCCAGACAATGTACAAATGTTTCGTAATGGATTTTATTGGTTTAATAATATTTTGATAATATCTTCAAGATCCTCATCATTAAATAATTTAGACCCCATCCCCATAATTCCCAAATAATTCTTCAATACCTAGAAAAATCCAATATCATGCATAGTATCCAAACAAACTTGTAAATAAGTATCTCTTAAATAGTTTATTAAGTTCACTGTATATTTAACAGCAACCTACCATCCTATCATCATTATATGAATGAATATCTTTTGACGACTTTGCAAAGGCAATTCCTTTGTCTGTCGTttatatacccgatactcatgTATTGGATTGGTGGTGGAACTGGATGGTGTAACACCCAGAAgaaagcgtttccgaccccataaagtgcatatattctggatcagcattaATAGCCCAGTCGGTATAGCCATGTCTGTATAGCCATGTCCCGATGAGCGCtcagatctcagagactataagagctatatcaaccaaatttggtattcagaCTGTGTATCACACGTTACAAGTCTATTTAAAAATATTGCCCCACCCTCtcaaggacgaaaatctgtggcatccacaattttgaagagacaattgccgaatctggatcagatcattattatagccagaagcaaaaaaattaaattgcaaCGTTTTCCACGCGCTTACCCActcactccctctctctttctcacaTACTCTATATACACAAACGGTTTtacctttttccttttttccaTTCTGCTAACAGCGTAACCAAACGGCATATAAAATTTATTGTATTAATTACATAAATCATAAGCtcgcatatatgtacatacatatatacatataccgACTGAGTACTGGGTATAAAAGTAGCTACCAACGTACCCGCTCGTTTTTTTTAAGCTCGAGACAGGCTGGTAGCCGAAAAACAGAGGCTTTGAACCAAAGAATGGAGAGACTGCACTGCGGACAGTCCATGGTGAGAAGACCATAGACATGGGATATATTTTGCATAACGATGTGGATGAGTGTTTATTTGTGTATTAATCTAGTCTTATGACAATCGGATATCTTCTTCCTAAGAGGATCCACTTACAGGTACTGCTGATCGGCATAGTTGTCGCGGAACTCGAGAAGCTTGTCCAGGGCCGTTTCGTACTCCTCCCGATCGACGGCCGACTGGGAGTACGACTGCAGCCTTCCAATTTGGACACGATGGGTCTGGGTATGGAGATTATCGAGATGGTCGCCAAGTTTGGTAGAGTTCTGCAGGGCTGCCAGCACTGGAGTCGACTCCACGCGGGTGCTTGACTCGCGTTCCCCGCCCCCAGCCACCTTGAAGCCGTCCGAGGCGATGTTCGGCTGGAATATCTCGTAGGGGAAAGGCAATTGAGTCTTGAAGGGCAGGGGAGTGGAGGCAGCATTGGTGACACTGCCATGGAAGCTGCACTGATAGTATAGCTGCAGCATCTGAGAGACACTGTTGCAGCCATAGGCAGCCATCCGTAGCTGGGGTCCGGCCGTCTCCTGAGGACGTTTCAATCGACTGGTAGGAATTCCGCGGGCCATCACCGACTGCACCACATAAGAGGTACCAGCCTCGCACCCCGGCGTCAGCTGGGTCAATAGTGAATGGTCGCCGCTGTGGTCCATATAGTCGATCaggtcctgctcctgctgcatTCCAAGAGGCAGGGCCATGGCAGCTGCTGTCATCTTCCGTCCAACCGGGCAGACATTTTCACAGAACCGCACCAGCGACTGGGGCGTCTGGCGCAGACGGTAGCTGAGCGTCATGGTGTCCATGAAGGCGGCGAGCACAGCCGAAGTCTGGTAGAGGTTTCCTGTTTTCCATTCGAGGCCTGGCATGCGACGGGACTGTAAGGTGTTGTTCCGCCAGATGGTCTCTAGCGTGGATAGCGGTGTGAACATCGTGGCCTGCTCGCTGAGATGGTAATAGCTCAGCACGCTGTTCACCACGCGAATACTGTGGGCAGTTCGGGGATCTAACAGGATGATTGTTGGAGTTTGGTATGCAAGTTATATGGGAAACTAACACAGATTTCAATGTCCCCTACCTGCTTGGTTATATGAAGGAATCCGTGGGTAGTGCAGCGGCAGAGCAAAGCTCACGCGACTATATTCGTCGTTCAAATGTTCCATGCACTTGCTGGCCAGGCCACTGAAGCCGTCGTCGATGTCAAAAAGAATGTGGAAGCCCTGTAGGCCCTCGCACTCCTCCACATATTGGCGAATGCGGTTGCAGAAATCTTCGTTGAAGGCGTCCCCATCCCAGATCTCCTTTCCAGCTGCTTGTGTGGCCAAAGCCTGAACATCGCTGTCGCGAATCAAGTCCGGCAGTACATTGAGTGTGCGCGGATGATATCTAGCGTACAGGTAATCAGCCCAGCTACGCGTTGTATCGGCCAGTTTGTAGTTCTTGCCGGACTCTATAGCTCCCTTAAGCAGATCCCGTTGATACTCGGATATCGGGACTAGCGGCTGCTCGCGCACTTCCAACTGATCGACGGTGGAGAGGTTGTTTTGCTCAGCACTCTGTCTAGTCTTCTGTAGATAATTTCCTGTTGTGAGGGGCAACAGCTCCTCATTGCGCTGTACATAGTTGCCATATAATTCTCCCACGATTGGCAGATGGGCCAAGTTGCCAGCCAGGTCAACGGAGAGCAGACGAGGGGTATAGGTAGTCTGGCCATAGTCGTTGAGACCTTCTCTGTACAGTACATCGTTTTGCGGCAGCTGTTCCTCGGCCACCTGGCTGCTGGAGCCGTCATACACAAAGTTTGCCTCCTATAACAAGCATAACCGCATTGGATTGAGGattgtggcagtggcagtggctttTCGAGCTCACCTGCTGATTCCAGAAGTGTGCACCAACATAATTGGCATAGGTGCCGAACTGGAAACTCAAAATCTCACGTGTGAAGTCCATAATGTCGGCTATTGTGACTAATTTGCACGGAATTGCAGGCAGCCGCGCACTTCCACAAACACTATCGATGGAGAGTATATCGATGTGTGCAATCGATAGCTGCAACGATAGCGCCCGCGAAATTGACAGAATCAAAGAAAATCCAACACCTTTACAACGTGTGCATTTCATTCGCAGAATCTGCTGGCTAACTTAGTTTTTTATTTGTTGAGTATGA
The Drosophila miranda strain MSH22 chromosome XL, D.miranda_PacBio2.1, whole genome shotgun sequence genome window above contains:
- the LOC108164577 gene encoding protein misato, coding for MDFTREILSFQFGTYANYVGAHFWNQQEANFVYDGSSSQVAEEQLPQNDVLYREGLNDYGQTTYTPRLLSVDLAGNLAHLPIVGELYGNYVQRNEELLPLTTGNYLQKTRQSAEQNNLSTVDQLEVREQPLVPISEYQRDLLKGAIESGKNYKLADTTRSWADYLYARYHPRTLNVLPDLIRDSDVQALATQAAGKEIWDGDAFNEDFCNRIRQYVEECEGLQGFHILFDIDDGFSGLASKCMEHLNDEYSRVSFALPLHYPRIPSYNQADPRTAHSIRVVNSVLSYYHLSEQATMFTPLSTLETIWRNNTLQSRRMPGLEWKTGNLYQTSAVLAAFMDTMTLSYRLRQTPQSLVRFCENVCPVGRKMTAAAMALPLGMQQEQDLIDYMDHSGDHSLLTQLTPGCEAGTSYVVQSVMARGIPTSRLKRPQETAGPQLRMAAYGCNSVSQMLQLYYQCSFHGSVTNAASTPLPFKTQLPFPYEIFQPNIASDGFKVAGGGERESSTRVESTPVLAALQNSTKLGDHLDNLHTQTHRVQIGRLQSYSQSAVDREEYETALDKLLEFRDNYADQQYL